Within Phycisphaerales bacterium, the genomic segment GCTGGCTTCCTGGCAGTCCAGCCAGTAACTTTCTCCCGCCTGAGCTTGCCCGCGCAGTCGGGGGAGCACGTTGCCCGCGGGTTCTGGCAGGGTTGTACAAAAAAATTGCCGCAGACCGAACATCGCCGCGGTGGGGTCGTGGTTGTCACCGGCCGTCCCCCGTTCGTACCGACCGCACCAGGCCCAGCACCGCCCGCCGGATCGGTTCGGCCAAGCTCGGCCACGCGGTGAGCACTTCGGCAAGCTCGGGGTCGGCAACCGTCGGCATACCGTCGGGAGTACCGTCGGGCCGCCGCTCGGCCAGTTCCGTGGAACGCTCATAAGTGCTGTCCCCGTCAGCACTAACGCCAACTTCGGCGGAGCCCGACAGCGGACTCATAATCTGCCGGTCGTTGGTTCGAATCCAACTGGGCCCATGAGGAATTGCGTCTCAGCGGCGGGTGTATTCACGCGACGTGCTAGGCGTTTTTCGCGATTGTCACCCGTGCTACCACACTCCCCTTGTCGTGCACGCGCGCGCAACGCCGGGCGCTGAAAAGCGCCCCTACCAGCTACAGTACTGGCTATAGCCCCCGCGGCGTTATTCGGGATTGCGTCGTACGTCCCGGTCGCCCCAAGTCGATCAGCACGATCTCCTTTGCGATGGTCACTCCCGCAATCACAACGCGCCACTGCGATACCCCTTGCGCACTCGTCCAAGCGCCGCCCGTGATACCGCACTCAGCTCTGAACCTGCGCGGCACCCCCCTGACCACTTCGCGGCTCGGCAACGATCGTTCCGAGCGTCCCGACGGCTGCTACTGCTGCCCGATACGAACCACCCCCGCAAGCGGCGCCCGCAGCCGCACACGCTGATTCAACACACCGGTCCAGACTGTCGTACCCGGCTTGATGTTCAGCGTGGCCTCGGGGGGACTCGCGGCCAGTGCGGAGGACATTGCACCAAAAGGGATTTCAAACGAGCCCTCGCCCGGGAACGCTCCAGCAAAATCGACCCACTGCCCATCGACTCCCTGGGTTGGCCAGGTGAAGCCACCGGCGTTGATCTGCGCGTCCATCAACGCCTGGATCGCGAAGTGATAGCTGACGGGGTTCGATGGATCAGGGCTATTCACATCCGTACCGTTCTTATTGAATACCGCGAGGTAGTTCACGCCGTCCGGGCGCTGCACGAGCATCGACATCGTTCCCCCGGGCATGGACCCGTTGTGCCAGCGATACTGGCGGTTACCGTTCACCAGCGTGCCGTAGGTCGTGTTGCCGTTTTGTTGATCACTGATGTAGTACAGCTCGGCGAGGTGCAGCATCGCGGTCGTGCTGGCTACGAAGCCGCCCTGACCGACCCGGGACTCGTGATCCCAGCCACCATCTGGTCGCCGCACCGGGTCGCCGTCCGGATCGAACACGTTGGTTACCAGCGTATCGTCGTCGTACCACGGCTCACGTGGATCACGGTTCACAGGAAATGTGCGGCCACGCACCACTTCGGTCACCGGTAGCCACTCGGCCGGTCCAAAGACATTCTGCCGGACATAATCGAGATGGCTCTGGCCGGTGACCTGCTCCACCAACAGGCCCGCCGCGAGGAAGCCCACATTCGAGTAGCTGCGCTGCACCCCCGGATTACTGCTCAGGGCGCGGTTGCCCATGATCCAGCGCATCGTGTTCACCCGGCCGGGTGGACTCGCAATTCCCAGATCATCCGCAATCATGACTTCCTGATAGGTCGGATCCGGCGGCTGATTACTCGGTAGCCCGCTGGTGTGCACGAGCAGGTGCAGCACCTGGATCTGGTTGTAGCGGGCATCCGCGAGCGGCCCAATAGGGGGCAACGGCAGAATCCCACCGCCCGGCTGACCCAGGTCGAAGACATTGTCCGTGCCGGCAATCGCGTTCGAAGCGATCAGCCGCTGAACGGCTGCGGCTGTAATCGGTTTGCTGCAACTCGCAAGCCGCATCAGGGCGTCGTGGCGCAATGGAACTGTGTTGTCCTGATCCTGCCATCCAAAGCCGCGCTGGTAAACAATGACACCGTTCCGCATGATGCCCAGCAGACCGGCCTGAATATCATTGGCGGCCATGAAGTTGGACATGAGCTGGTCGAAGATCGCCAGTTCGGGGACCGGCATCCCCTGGATGGGTTGTGCGCCAGCCGGGACAGTGGCTGCAACCGGCAGCAGTGCGACCATGACACCGGCCAGAGCGGTTCGAGTTTTCATCCGGGCATACACAGAGAGCTCCTCGTGTCTCGGAAATGATTGGTTCTACTGCTGTCCGATGCGCGCCACACCGTTCTGCGGGTTGCGCAGCCGCACCCGCTGATTGATGACGCCGGTCCAGTCGGAGACGCTGGCTCTGAGATTGAGGGTGGCCTTCGCAGGGCTGCTCCCAAGCGCGACCCCCAAATCCGCCCAGGGAAACTCGTACGATCCGTCGCCCATCCCGGCGGAGAAATCCACCCACTGCCCATCCACGCCCTGGTCCGGCCAGGTGAAGCCACCCCCGTCGAGCACACCGTCCAGCAGATCGCGCATCTGCCCCCCGAAATTGGTCCCCGGCCCGCCAGCGTTGAAAATCACCGCGAAATTTACTCCGTCCGAGCGTTGGCGTAGCGACGTGTCGGTGCCCCACAACAGTCCGCCGTGTGAACGCGTGGAGCGGACACCATTCGTAAGAGCGCCGTAGGTCAACGCGCTCCCACCCCCGAAATTCTCCGCCTGCACATAATAGTTCTCGGCCAGGTGCAGCAGTGCCGTCGTGCTCGTGGCGAACGCACCACTCGCGAAATGCAGCTCGTGGTGATAGCCGCCGTGTGCCCGGCGCACCTGGGGACCA encodes:
- a CDS encoding beta-lactamase family protein, whose amino-acid sequence is MKTRTALAGVMVALLPVAATVPAGAQPIQGMPVPELAIFDQLMSNFMAANDIQAGLLGIMRNGVIVYQRGFGWQDQDNTVPLRHDALMRLASCSKPITAAAVQRLIASNAIAGTDNVFDLGQPGGGILPLPPIGPLADARYNQIQVLHLLVHTSGLPSNQPPDPTYQEVMIADDLGIASPPGRVNTMRWIMGNRALSSNPGVQRSYSNVGFLAAGLLVEQVTGQSHLDYVRQNVFGPAEWLPVTEVVRGRTFPVNRDPREPWYDDDTLVTNVFDPDGDPVRRPDGGWDHESRVGQGGFVASTTAMLHLAELYYISDQQNGNTTYGTLVNGNRQYRWHNGSMPGGTMSMLVQRPDGVNYLAVFNKNGTDVNSPDPSNPVSYHFAIQALMDAQINAGGFTWPTQGVDGQWVDFAGAFPGEGSFEIPFGAMSSALAASPPEATLNIKPGTTVWTGVLNQRVRLRAPLAGVVRIGQQ